The genomic interval CGGCGTAGGCGTAGAACTTTTCACTGTCGACATCGACCAGATCAACGAAGCGTGGCAGTCGACAAAGCGACTCGCGACGCGTGTATCGCAACATCCCACTGCAATACACCAACACTCCGGCAAACGATTCTCGCAGCGCCCAATCGTCCAGAGTTCCCGCGAGCTGGGGGGACCAAAACAAGCCTTCCGTTAACCCTCCCCCGCGAGCGGCGGCAAGTCCGGCGCGACACCATTTCATCCGCGATCCGATCGGCGCGATCGACACGCGACGACATACCGCTTCGAGTCGCGATCGCGTCTCATCACTCACAGCCTCTTCGGTCACACAGCCGAGCGAAATCTCAAAACGCTCTGACAGATGACGTAGCAGGTTCCACGAGCGAATCCGGTCTCCGCGATCAGGCGGAAACGGAACCCGATGCGTTAGCATCAGTAGCGAACGTTTGGCGGTGGAGGGCAAGTTTGGAGAGTGAGGAGTAAGGAGTAAGGAGTAAGGAGTGAGGAGTGGGGGAGAGTGGGAGACACGGAGACACGGAGACACGGAGGGAGACTATTTGCTGATTGCTAATTGCGCTAGCACGTTGCTCATCGTGGTAAAACGGTGGCTTTGCAATAAACTCCGCAGCCTCGATTCAGTGCGCCGCAATCCGACGTAGTGCCGGAATCGACTGCGCATCCCTACGCCTTCGATCCGCGGTTGATCGGGATCGATCTCCCACGGATGCAAGTACAACATCGCTGGCCGCTGCTGAGCCGCTACCGAGTCGATCGCACGCTGGGTCACTGCCAGTGGAAACAAGCGAAAATACCCGCCTCCAATCGGCACCTTGAATTTCCCCAGCGTTCCCACTGTCGGTGGCACTTCAACAATCGGTCCCGCAGCGGTTTGCCGCTGGTGCACCTCGGGACGCGCGTCGGGGACCCCGTACCGGTCGTGACGGATCGGAAAAATACTACTGTCCACCGTGAAGCCTTCTTCGACCAGCACGTCGAGCGCCCACATCGAGCGCTCGGTGATCGAAAAACTGGGCGCCCGATAAGCGGTCACGGCGACGCCCGCCGCATCCCCGATCGCTTCGCGACTGTCCCGAATGTCTTGCCGAAACGCCTCGGGCGTTAAGTCATAAACCAACCGGTGCCAATAACCGTGCGACGCCAACTCGTGCCCGGCCTGTGCAATCCGGCGGACCAATTCCGGATACCGACGGGCGACCCAGCCGAGGACGAAAAAGGTGCCATGCACGTCGTGATCGGCAAACAATTGCAACAACCGATCCGTGCTCGCCTCGACACGACACGGCAGCGTCGGCCACTCGTCACGCGTGATCCGGTGCTCAAACGCCGAGACTTGAAAGTAGTCTTCGACGTCGACGCTAAGGATGTGGGGAAGTGGGGGAGGGAGAGACAAGGAGACAAGGAGACAAGGAGAGGGGGAGTGAAGGAGTGGGGAGTGGGGAGCGGGGAGTGGGGAGCGGGGAGATCGTAGGGGCGCCCCGTTGGGGCTTTGTGTTCGTAGCGGACGCGGTCCATCGCTTACGCGTCGGGTGGTGAAAGATCTGCACCGGCCGCGGGGCGTTCCACAACCCTCAGCACTGATCCCTCCATGTTACATTCTGCAATTTTCAATTTAACTTTTTCAATCTTCAATCTTCAATCTTCAATCTTCAATCTTCAATCTTCAATCTTCAATCTTCAATCTTCAATCTTCAATCTTCAATCTCCAATCTCCTTGTCTCCTTGTCTCCTTGTCTCCTTGTCTCCTTGTCTCCTTGTCTCCTTGTCTCCGTGTCTCCGTGTCTCCGTGTCTCCGTGTCTCCGTGTCTCCGTGTCTCCGTGTCTCCGTGTCTCCAACCTAGCGGGGTTGTTGGACTGAATACGCGTCGTCTTGCCAATCTTCGTCCTCAGAATCCTCGGATTCCCAGCCACCGACGCCACCGAGCTCCCACTCTTTCTGCCGCTGTGTTTCGTTCAATAACTCTTGCAACGTGACCGTTTTGCGGTCCATGTTTTCAACGGGAAATTCAGCCAGCAAATGATGGTGGTCCAATTTCATCAAACGCGTCAATCGTGTGTTGCTGATGCTGATCACACGTAATGCGGTCAACATGATCATCCGCATGTCGAACCAAGAGTGGGCGTGATCGATGTGATGCAAATCGAGAATCTGTTTCCGCTCGACACTGCGCAGATCGGTGTCCGGGGGCAAATTGATTTGCGACAGACCGGTGATCCCGGGCTTGACGATCAAACGTCGTTTGTAGCCGGGGACATGATCGGTCAACAACTCGACAAACTCGGGGCGTTCGGGCCGCGGGCCGACCAACACCATCTCGCCGCGAGCAACATTGATCAATTGCGGCAACTCATCGAGATGCAACGTACGTAACGCCCGTCCCAATCGCGTGATCCGCGGGTCTCCTTTGGACGACCACTGGGGACCGTTGGCTTCCGCGTCGATCCGCATCGTTCGCAACTTGATCACTTCAAACGGTTGACCGCGATAACCGACTCGCGTTTGCCGATACAAACCGGGGCCTTTGGAGGTCAACCGAACCGCGGCCCAACAAATCGCAATCACCGGTAACGCCGGAATCAACAATCCGATCCCAATCACACGCTCAATTTGATACTTTCGGGAAAAATAGCGATAGCGTCGGTGTTGTTCGGGCAAAGCCGTCACTCGGGCTCCCGCGTGCGGCGGGGCAAAGTGCGCTTCCGGCAACAATTCTTGAATCGTAGGCATCCTTGAGTTTTTCCTTTTTTTTCACCTCAGAACGACAGTGGTTTTCTCGTGGGGGACAGACATCCAATCTGTTCCTGCGAGTCCGCTATCGGACGAGCTTCACGTTGCAAATCATGGAGAGTTAAATGACGGTGATTGGGTTCACAACACCGTTAGGGGTAGGGCTGTCGTCACCGCCCTGCGGCGCCGACGACAACGGCGAATCAAGCGGGCGGTGCGAGGGCTTGATTCAAGGCGGGCAAAAATTCTTCGAGAAAACGTTCGACAGCGGAGGGTTGTCCCTCTTCGCCAGGCTGGCCCGCCACTTGGATCTTGTACAAACGGTCGGTCATCCAGACGCGTGGATACTTGGCCGCTTGCCAATGGCCGCCATCGCTCCAGCCATACCAAACTTCCAAATGAGGTTCTTCAGCATCGACGCTGCGGAATTGGACACTCCACAACGAGTGATCGTCGCTGCCACTCTGGATCGTCTGGACCGCCCGCGGGCCACTCGGCTGAGTCCCCTGGCTGCTGTAACAAATCTCGGGGACGTGCACCGCGATCGGGCCGCGAGGACCAAACAAAACGGCCACGTTGACGCGCTGCCCCGTGACGGGGTTCCAATATTCACGGACCAGCGATCCATGACATTGCAGCGTCCGTTGGGCTTGCTCGTCCAAGGCACCGACGGTCGTGAGTTCCCAGTCACCGACTCGATTCGGCAACGTTGTTAATTGATCGCCGATGCGTTGCAGGTTCGGTTGATCGACCCAACGGCCATCGAGATAGCCGTGTGCGATTCCCGAGCCCAGAATCGCCAACACGCAGACGAACAAAGCGGGAGTGCGATTGAGCAGTCGTGTGCCTCCCTCGGCCGGAGCGACTTGCTCGGGCGTGGGAGAATCAGGCGTTGCGGGATCCGACGTTGAAGATTCAGACATGGTGGTTACTTGGTGGACGAGTTAACCCAGGGTGACGCTGCGTTCTGCCCTGGGCTGACATAGGGCCGCCCCGTTGGGGCTTTTGTATCGTTCTAAGCAGGGAGGCAGGAATGATTGGGTGAAATGCCATTAGCCGCTTGGGCGTTAGCCCCGGTTGAACCGCTTGAACCGTGGCTAACGTCAAAACGGCTAATCTACGGAAAAGACTCCTGCCTACCTGCTTAGGAGCTTTGGCGGTTGGCGAATTCTTGTTGCATGATTTCAAAATCGCGACGCTCGGCCGGGGTCAGGACCGTTTCCTTGAGCGCCCGTACATTCAACTTGGCCCATTGGGCTCGCGATTCCACTTTGTCTCCGGCCCGCATCAACGCCATCAGCAAATGGAATCGATAACGTGGGTCGTCTGAACCGGACGTGGCTTCACGCAGAATCGAGATCGCTTCGTCGATGCGGCCGTTCCGTAGCAGCACCAAGCCTTGGGTGTCCAACAATTCCGGACTGCGGCCATACAAATCGATCGCTTTTTGAATTCGGGACACCGCGGAGGCTTCACGCCCTGCGATTTCGGAGAGCGCCATCGCCAAGTTATTCAGCACGCGAACGTTATCGGGCGCCAATTGCTCCGCTTTTTCATAGAGGGCAACGGCTTCGGGATAGCGTTGTTGCGAAAGTCGCAGCGTGGCGATCGATTCGATCAAACGCGGCACGTTGGCGAAACGCTTGATCGCATCGTCGAAGATCGCATCGATCTCGGCGGGCACGTTTTGAATGTCCCCTTGGATCGTGACCACGTCGGCCATCAACGCGACCGCGTCGGGTTGGCGAGTGGCTTGGTAGTGTGCTTGACAGATTTCCAACGCGCGGGGGAATTGCTTTCCGCGAGCCAAAGCAATCACGAAGACACGAAACGTATCACGATTTTCTTGGTAGGCCTGTTCCAACCACTCCAGTGCTTCTTCGTGATAGCCGAGATTCGAGAGCGTGCGACCGGCGGTTTCCCAGGCTCCGGCTTGCAGCATGGTGCCGGATTGGACGGTTTGTTCGGTCCACGCCTTCGTCAACTCCGCCGCCCGGACGTCGTCGCCCTGCTTGCGGGCCAACCGCAAGCGAATATCCAACCCGATCGGGGCCCCATTGCTGATCGCATCGAGTCGATCGGCCAAGGGAGCGACGTCGGCGATTTGGTCAGCTCGCAGCAGCAAGTCGGCAAATCGATAGAGGTCCATCACCTCGGGTTCATCGCGCCGCGTCAATGCGGTGTAGTGGCGACGAGCTTCGGCGAACGCGCGTTGCGCATCGGGGGATTGGGGACCACCTTTGGCATTCGCCCATCGCCGCCGCTCCAACGCCGCCAACATCCGCATCGCATCATCGCTGTCGTGGCCACCGGTGCGGATCAATCGATCCAAGATCGCAGCGGCCTCGCGTTGTTGCTCTTGATCACCACGATTGATCAGGATCAATGCATACAGCAATT from Novipirellula galeiformis carries:
- a CDS encoding sugar transferase translates to MPTIQELLPEAHFAPPHAGARVTALPEQHRRYRYFSRKYQIERVIGIGLLIPALPVIAICWAAVRLTSKGPGLYRQTRVGYRGQPFEVIKLRTMRIDAEANGPQWSSKGDPRITRLGRALRTLHLDELPQLINVARGEMVLVGPRPERPEFVELLTDHVPGYKRRLIVKPGITGLSQINLPPDTDLRSVERKQILDLHHIDHAHSWFDMRMIMLTALRVISISNTRLTRLMKLDHHHLLAEFPVENMDRKTVTLQELLNETQRQKEWELGGVGGWESEDSEDEDWQDDAYSVQQPR
- a CDS encoding XrtA system polysaccharide deacetylase, with the protein product MSLPPPLPHILSVDVEDYFQVSAFEHRITRDEWPTLPCRVEASTDRLLQLFADHDVHGTFFVLGWVARRYPELVRRIAQAGHELASHGYWHRLVYDLTPEAFRQDIRDSREAIGDAAGVAVTAYRAPSFSITERSMWALDVLVEEGFTVDSSIFPIRHDRYGVPDARPEVHQRQTAAGPIVEVPPTVGTLGKFKVPIGGGYFRLFPLAVTQRAIDSVAAQQRPAMLYLHPWEIDPDQPRIEGVGMRSRFRHYVGLRRTESRLRSLLQSHRFTTMSNVLAQLAISK
- a CDS encoding exosortase-associated EpsI family protein; its protein translation is MSESSTSDPATPDSPTPEQVAPAEGGTRLLNRTPALFVCVLAILGSGIAHGYLDGRWVDQPNLQRIGDQLTTLPNRVGDWELTTVGALDEQAQRTLQCHGSLVREYWNPVTGQRVNVAVLFGPRGPIAVHVPEICYSSQGTQPSGPRAVQTIQSGSDDHSLWSVQFRSVDAEEPHLEVWYGWSDGGHWQAAKYPRVWMTDRLYKIQVAGQPGEEGQPSAVERFLEEFLPALNQALAPPA